The Syngnathus scovelli strain Florida chromosome 7, RoL_Ssco_1.2, whole genome shotgun sequence DNA window TTGTGGCTGCTTCAAGTATCTCTTTGAGATGCCTCCTCGTAACTATTTGAAACATGTCAAGATGCAAGACATTACATCTCTGTTTGACCTGCAGGCAAATGATGGGACTCTGTAATTACAACTTTGAAGTTTGATGCCATTTCTTCAAACCAGATTTAGGAGAGGCCCGGAAAGAGGAGCAAGACATTGGTTGATGGGACGCACTGCCAGGAGGCTTCCTTAGTCGACTAAGCACTTTCAACACTCCCTGTCTGTCAGACAATTGATGGCAGCGTCTAAGAAAGGCAGTAAAGCAACCTCTTATTACGAGATCATTTCAATGGAAAACATATAAAAGATAATCAAAACACGATGAGATTAAGCAAGATGTTGACAATTGTGGCTGACGAGAACATTGGCGACATTCAAGTCATGGTGACATTTTTCTTGAAATGATTTATCCAAGTCTCTTTTTTTACATCACAAAAAGACAGGGGTGTGTTTATATTTGCCTTTTACTAATAAGATCAAACATTCTGAACTCATTGGTCAAGGCTATGGGAACGGTCCGAGGCCACAAAGGCACTCTCTGTGGCCTAAGAAAAAGGTCAGTTTAGCTGCTCGATCAGGTCTTTTCTTCCTCTTCACCCCCTCCCACTATGTCTCCATGCCTCTCTGCAGGTTTGAATTTCAATACTGTCTCTTGTAGAAAACAGATGGCAGCATGCAGGACAGGGAACTGTGTAGTCCTGGTTGATGGGCCAATCATGTTCCATGCTGTTATGCCCCCTCTGCCGCCTTACTAAAGGGAAAGTTCCACACTGCCATTTACAAGCTCCTGTGTTTGAAAGGATTATGTAGAGCTGGATTGTTTATCCTTGCTCCAGTCTCCAGTGACCTTCATATTTGTCTAGAAGGAGTATTTTGTCACTCTAACCTTACTGAACAAAAAAATACTTCAATACAAACGACGACAAATGACGGTGACAATTCTGGTCCACAGAATGAAAGACCGAGGCAAATGAATGGATGCTGCCAATACAGTGCTCAGCATATGCGACTACAACCCCATTGGAAAAGTTCAAGAACAATTTCCAAGATtttgacaaaatgtttttttttttttgtgtgtgtttaaataATAACATGTAAGTAATGGTCGATCCTGTGATGTATACATTACAAAATCTTCAGTTTGATCACATTAAGTAATGTAAAAATGAATGCAtcccacaacaaaaacaatcataCCTGGTATTTTGGATGATGTCCATGACTTTTGCGGACAGCTAGGCATGGAATGATCaagtccttgtgtgtgtgtgtgtgtgtgtgtgtgtgtgtgtgtgtgtgtgtgtgtgtgtgtgtgtgtgtgtgtgtgtgtgtgtgtgtgtgtgtgtgtgtgtgcgtgtgtacaaaTGAACAAATCTTGTTTGAAATTAATGGACATcatttgtggaatattttgTTGCATTGTATCCCATAGAAAATATTGATTctgtaataaaattaaaggtgTTATTACAAACTTGTTAGGGTGTCTATACTCATTTATGCTGAGACCTGTATGTCACTTcgtaaaaaagaaaactacagGGTTTGATCAGACTTGGATAAGACTTCCCCTGCAAGACCCTGACCTGCAATCACCCCTCTCCCAAACTAACTCGCTTGCAAGTTTAACAGCAGCGCTAATCCCAACAGTTGGGATGAGGAGCTGGTTGTCATTTCAGAGGCAAGGAGCTGTTCTGGCTGCATCTGGAAGTGTGGCACAGTGTTGGAGGAGGGAGGAGAAGACCCTTGGGGAAAGCCACTCCCAAGTGTCTGCTGATGTTTCTGTTCTTAACTCCCTACTCGCCTTCTCCTTTGGAGTGTCTTGTTCTGACATGTCACAGCCAGAGGACGTGGGGAAGGagccattcacacacacacatgaaaaaaaCAACCATAAGTGCTGTAATATGTGTGCCTGGCCAGTGGTCGACGATGGCTCTTTATACAGAAACAATGCACACACATAAAAAGGTCTGTCTATTCTTCCAGGTCAGATCCTAAAACGTTTGTTGACTTTTGTTCACACATAGTAGGTTATTATTATGAACTTGAAGGACGGAACAAACTTTGGAAATTGGGAGTGGTTGTTGCTAGGTGCTACGCAACTTCATGAACGAGCCACAGTGACACGCCAAAATGCTGCAGGCGTGTAGGGTATGTGTCGAAAAcaaagaaaggggaaaaaacatcTACTGTTACTTCAACTTGAAAAAAGTGGGAAAATTACTGAACTGGATTAACTAGCTGTGATAAGTTGGCAGTTGTCACAGACAGTGGTGATTCAACATCATCAATTGCAAACTGCCAAATTTCCTGTAAAGTAGGATCGCACAGTTTGTTAAACTGCCAAAGACATTGTGCTGCATGCTAAAACATACCCGCACATTTGTAAATGTCTCAAACAAATGTCTAACTGTTATGCAGCTTCAGCTATCTGTACACCAGAAGACTGATATGATTTGGAAAACAATAACACTTTGAAAACTATAATCTCATGCCTGCTCAGATTTAAAGACAGGTTTAACAGTTTTTAGTCACAGCCTAGTCTCAGACTGAGCTTTTACAAACAGTGTGAATTTTGCAAGAACACTATTTCCAAGACTAGATTTGTTAGGCATTTTCCCCCCacaataaaatgttttcttaTCATACTCAGATACGTTTGCACCAGTGTTTCTCCTTCCATTCCGCTTTTGTGATTGGAAAAATAACCTGTTTTCTGGGTTTGTTCAACCCaatatattgtttgtttgttctgtaACGTACGTCGCCATCAGACTTGTTGCATTGCCAAGACTAGGAAAAAAATGATATAAATTATAGGTGAGGGAGACCATAGTGCTCAATGAAACCTTCAAGGCAGCAGAAATCTTTTTGCACCCTTTTCTAGATTTTTGACTTAAGACATTCCTGTCTCGGAGGTCTAAGCACAAATCCTTTGACTTCATCCGTGGTTTGATCTCTGACGTGAGCATTTACAAATCATGTCTATGCAACTAAATTTGCCACTTGTGAATTCCGGTTAAGCTATAGGACCTTCTCAAGGACGATCGGTGGAAACATGATGCCCCTGGGCTTAATTCGGAACTACAAAGACAGAAGACAGTGTCCATGTTCATTCAATTTCATTGGGAAGGTGGTCACCCAGATTTATCTAAGACTGTGCTCGTGTTACCTTCTACCATCAACATGGGCTCCTTGGCTCCCCCATGGGCTAACATCTCTCGACGGTAACGCTCACCCATTTCCCTGCAAGACACGAAAGAGGTGATGATGCTTTAGTCACCATTGAAGTGGTGTTTTCATCATACCTGTTTAAAGGATCCTGAAGGAAGCACTGCTTCCACACCATGGAGGCCACGGCTCTGGACATGAGGTAAGAATAGTATTTGGCTCCATAACCAATGAGATGGCTAAATCTCAGCTGCCAAGCCTGTGAACAGACATAACACCTAAGTAAATGTACATTTTGATGGGATGCGAAGCAAATGTGTGAGAAGCACCAATGAAGAGTCATAAACCACTCCATCTTTGATCGAGTCAAAGTGGGGATGTCATTCTCATCTTTTGTCGTCGTTTCCTCTGTCATTATTGCCATCATTTATTGTTCAGTTTTACTCCAACGAACTGCTGACAAAACATCAAAGCACAAGCAGGGATCTCCCATTTCAAAGGACAAAACATGGAAATTCCAAAACGGTAAATGGATTCCTCTCATCTATTCTGTGTGTAGTTGCCTTGGGGTCTGTCTCCATGACATTGAACACGTTCTCTTATGGTTTCTAACTATTAACTTCTCAAACTACAGGGGAATTCAGAAAGTTGGGAAAGACAGCAGCTgccgtaattaaaaaaaaaaaaaaagcctacagACCTCCCACCAATCATAATTTAGAGACCTGTCGTTGACTCTTGATTCACAAAATGCTAAACATCTATTACTCTTGTACATAAATGAGGTAACTAATGAgaagcatgtttttgtttgtttttaatttgttgtGCCGATTTTTGAAGCCAGATCATTTGTAAAGAGGACAAAGTGTGCGACATGCCTTCATATTTTCTTTATCCTGTTGATGATGACGGCAGTGGCTGACCACAGCTGTTGAGGCCGAAAACTGGACTAAGTTCTGAACTGTGAGAGAAGACTGAGAAATCcctaaatttaaaaatataaaaaattatgGAGCTTTTTTTAATTCACCCTATCAATTatgtgtgttagcatgtttcatTTCGACTGAGGTCATGCAATGGTCACGTGGCTTTAACTGTGCATGTACAGCAAATACTTGTTGCTTTGGCATTCAAGCAAGGGAAAACATACGAGCTCAAACTCTTGCATGCTGATGTTTATATCCAAATATTATCCTCAGCTGAAGAGCAGACCATGTGGTCCGTGTTACTTACAGTTGAGCTTACCTCTCTCACACAGCCAGGGATTGATAGCGGCACTGTAAATTATACACACGCTAGCCAGAATGTTTAGAATCTGTCTCCCAATAACCCATTAGCCACTCCAATGTTTCCTTGGCTGAGGATACCATTCCTGCATGTATCTACTAAATTGGGCGGATTAAAGTTCCAAAAAGATATCAGCTTTCACTTTCTATGCTCTCATCCAGTCGTGAGTTTGTATTTGAGGCACTGCTGCTTCTTATGAACTGAGTTGAGTTCCCTGTCCAAAGAATGCTTGTATCTTGAATTTTTGCTTGCAAGTAAAAGCAAAAATATTGTCCCAACATGGGTTCCATTTCGAAGGCACCCGCTATTTCAAGGAATTTATGCTGGTATGTAAAAAACTATGCAGATAGCACCCCACCATTTTTGCCCATCTACAAACCAACACTAATGGCATCCTTGAGAGTGAGGTACAGCAATCACAGAGAGCAGCTCAAACTGGGAAAATAATTCTGCTGCGGTTGGCTGAGGTAAATGTCTGCTAGAGCTCTCAATGCAAGTTGAAAAGAGGGAAACatattactgtaaaaaaaaaaataaaaaaataaaaaataactataTGTGACAGTAGCATCTGAAGAATAAGTAAGCTTCAGTGGGTGAAGCGTGGGTGAAGAAATACTGACCAGACACTGAAATTTAGGCATAGATACTACAACAGCACTGTGATCTCTCTTCATCCAggctttcatccatccatctcctgAACCGCTTACACACATAATTATGGCTAAGGCCCAATGAAGGCCACTCCTTGTCTCCATTATGACTTTTCCTTCTTCCTCCTGGCCTCTTCTTCTCACCCACAGCTGtaaatgtgtgtgggggggaatgACGAGCTTTTTTTTCATTACAGGAATTGGACGAACAGTTTCGAATATTACCTCAAGGGAGACGTCATTCAAAAATCTGCTTTGTGGTTTTACTAgatcttaaaaaaaattctttaatCTTTAAAACTGTGCTGGGACTGAAAAAGAGGACACTAAAAGGCCACACGATGACTCGCCAGTGCAGTTTGTGGCACTACAACCCCAGCACTGCAGCAAATATTTTGACAAATGTATTGGGACGCCCGATCAATGAACAATATACATAGCAGTACATTAAACATTTCTGGGGAAAAGGAGCAGCGAGTTACGCGTTTCTGATCTACGCTTGCTTCAAACTACTGGAACGCCCTTGCAGACTAAACACCCACCCAGTTTCTCAGCAGCTGTCCCAGCAATTTGAGTCCACATGCAGCTGCTCTGATTTTGGTGCATCAGATAAATTATAAAATGTTTCCACGTGCCCCCTGCAATGTGTTCAAGTAGTTATTGCTGTTTGGCACATTGAATGAGTTTTTTCATATGAAGTTATGAGATGTCCTACTTTGTGAGAAGGCAATGAACGCATCTGGAGTCTGCTGACTTATAGTACAGTACGAGTACAGGTGTCTTAGAAAAAATGGCCACCAAAATAACTAATTTCATAAGCAATTAGATCACCATTGTACCAAAGGTAATATATACTAATATACATGCTTAAAATTAACTGTAGTAAGCTTAAAATAGCATGATACAACCCCTCTAGTTTTGTATAATCACTATACATATGAATCTAATAGTTCGGTACTGGTGCTTTTTAAAGATGAAAAACTGAAAATGTCATCCAAAGTTGTACTTTTAAAAGATGAAGCAATTTATTGTTCCTCCAGCCATCTCTGCGGTGTGCCTGCCGTTATGTTCAGCGTTTCAGCTaagcttttattcaaacacctcTACCACTGAGCCGGAGGAGACGAGAAGTTTAAACATTCTGCGAGACAATTTCACTATGGCAACAACGTGCAAGTCGCTGACTGCGGATGAGCATGTACTGTGAAACAGCGAATGACTCATTAAATCAAATATAGGGTTTTGATTTCTGTGTAGACACTTTGGTAACTGGAACATTTTGAACGGGAATATGTAAATTACGGAAGCTTGCTGTTGTAGCGGCATAAAGAGTCAAGAATTTGATGCTATCGATGTTATAGCTATGCATAAAGTCTAGCGACCAGAATTTAGTGTGCCATTGTACCCTAAATGCAGAAATGGCAAAAGTGTGGAGTCCATTGGACCACTGGAAGTCTCTTTGATCAAAACTTTCCACAGTATTGTCCAGGACATCTAGGTAAGATAAAAAATTAGGATTCAAACTTACTGTATTTGGTGTGTAAGGCAAGCCATAGAACTTCTGCTGCATCTCCTTCAGGAGTTCAGTGGTGGAGAGATTTTGGGGTTTACTGTGGTATATCTGGTCCAGTGCAGCATAGAAAATCTGCCCAGGGAAAACAGATAATCACTGATTGTACATGTTTGACATTAAAACAAGAAACTAAATAAATCTGCATCAGTAATAATTTGTCTGTTAATAATCCCACAATGCAGTGTGCAACAGAGGAAGTCAGAGAAACAAACACAAGATGTTAAAAAGATGTTCACTACCGGCGTGTAATGTAAGGTGACTTTTTGTTTGGTGGTACCTGCAACTGGGTGTCTGCAGCACCGCACACCTTCTTGGACTCACACAGGCGGGTCACCATACTCTCAGGCAGAGGCTGACGAGACATTGAAAAACAGTTCATCATCTATTGGAAGCCTACGGTAAATATTCCTTAAACTTTTGAGCTCTTGCTTTTCGTGCATACATTTGAAGAATAATACCTGTCCAGTATCATAATGACGTGCAAACTGGCTGACGACTCGATAGTCAGAGGCAAAGTACTCCATGAGGATGGAGGGCACTTCTGCAAAATCTGTTGCACATCTAGTTCCTGGAGAATTGAAAAGAGAATAGGGGGGAAAATGTCAACAATAAATGACCCAAATCTTCATTCGCTACACTTTGGCTTAAGTTCCTCTTTTAGATCCCATTTGATTATGAGGGATTTTGTAATGCTGCAGCTGCACATTGTGTAAAAGCCTTAAAGTTAAGATTTAATGTTCAACCTGCTGACCTCACCTGTAACATGCTGGTAACGAGTGCGCCCTAGCATTGAATGCATGGCGTGTCCCATCTCGTGGAAGAGGTTCTCCATCATGCCTGGGGATAGCAGGGTGGGGGCACTTCTGGTGGGGTGGGGCAGGCTCAGCATCAGAACCACAACAGGCAGCTGGTACTGACTTGTTTCCTGGCACCAGCGACCGCCCCGGATAGTGAAGTGACAATCCTGCATGGGGAGGAAGATGAAGGGCAACCATGCTTTCTTTTGTAAGTACCTTGAAGGTAGAAACGGGCTATACAAGTGAAAGCCCATTTACATTCATTGTTGTGTAATCTTTTTGTCGCAACATGATAGGATTGTACCGTTTTGGATTCTGTGGTGGGAGGGAGGGCTGCTATCTTGATTCcacaaaaagcaaaaatgaaGTCTTTTAACAAAAGTGAAAGTGCTTGTCCATTTGTCAGTTAGTGTCTCTGAAAGCTAATAGCAGATGTTTAGATTCTACAGGCAAGACTTTACCAACTGCATTTTGAGGTCCTAATTTTGTTGTATACCTGTTGTACAATGACAACCATTGTGTTCTACTGTGATGGAGGTAATGACAAAACTAGTAAGAAGCAGAAGATTGAGCGTGTGCGTGAATGCTCACCTGATGAGGTTTGTCTTTCCGCTGAAAAAAGTCACAGTAGATATATCCAAGTAATCCCTCTGTTTCATGAACTACAGCCTGTAAATGTGCACAAACATATGGAAATTTCAAACTtggaatttataaaaaaaaaataataataataatcaggcAACAGGTCATTACCACACAGACAACAGCATACCAATTTGCGCACGTCGTCGCTCCACACCTCTCCAGCGTTGGGGTGTTCGGACATGAGGGAGACACCGTAGAGCCGAGAGAAGAGAATGTTCAAACCGTCCATGCAGGCCCCCAGGGAAAAGTAAGGGCTGTACAGACTGGGTTCGATGTTGTACCTGAACCATAACCAAAAACACAAGAGAAACAAAAGACACATCTAAGATCTAAAAGTATGTATGATATGTTGTCTTGTTGAGGTTGGACTATGTCCATTAGAAACAAATTAGAAAAGAATTTCATGAATGAATGCACACCTCTCTTCCAGTGCCAACTGAAACTGAGCAAGCATTATTAATTTGGTAAATGGCAGAATCTTCAATACAGTACTACTTGTAGCGAACTAAAACAGAAAGGCTGCATTTCAAGCTTATTTGCGTATATGCTGTAAATGTAAATATAATTTTACAATAACAGAGTAGTACCCTTTTGTTGCAGCAGTGCATTCCCAGCTAAATCTGGGTAAAATGAACAGACTTATGCTAGAGTTTCAATAGAATGGTAGGTTAGAATACACATGGATTAGCCCAAACGTCTCACCTATATTTGTTTCCACTACTCAAGTAAATGGAGTGATTAAAATAAGAATGTTTTCTAACCTTTCGGCACGCAATACTCCACTGAGGAACGGGTGATCCCACGGCATTAGCTCCTGTGTCAACACAACATGTGAGTTCTCATAGATGACAAAGAACCTGCCATATAGCCGGAAAGGGAACAGAGTGTCACCCACCGAATGCCGAGGGTtgagttttttcttcatgtcacTCATCATACCAAAGTCCTTTGCTGTTCTGTGACATTGGGAGGAGAAGAGCAAATAAAAGTCAGAAgttgaagttttttttccatttttacattcattatttattattcatttccCACGAATAGTGGGGGTCCACTGTACATGATAAATATGACCAATTATAGAAATGTTTCTGTAATTTCTTTCTCTAAATGTACCTGTCTGACAGCTTATCTGTTAAGAGTTGAAGAAAGCTCATCACTGTTTCTGAAATATACAAAAATGAATGCAGCACAAAACATTAAATAACATAACCATCATAAGCAAAATACAAAAGACTTTTGTAGCTCGATTGTGTGAAGACAGCCACAAAGAATGACACCTAACAGGGCTCTAGTctaacctttttatttttttactaggATCAGAGTGGGCCCCTAACTGAAAATATTAAGGAATTTGTttgtaaacaataaaaaaaatacataaacccAAACTTTATGTCTAAAATTTTAAGGGCAAAATGCCACTATTTAGGTGCAGTCTGACGCCCTGCTTAATTCTGTTACTGGAAAGTTATTCCCATGCGTTCCTCattaaaaacagacaaaatcGTCCAAAAGGCATAATCAAGCAGTAATTATCTGTGGTTATAATTGAACCTGGGGTTGCTGCCATTGTTCCCTTCAAGGCTCTGTGGGCATAGGAGTCGTATCCCACCAGTTTGGCCAGCTTATATCTGCATTTTAGGAGTTCTTCCAGACATTCCATCAGGTCTGCGTTTGGATACAGGTAAACCCTGTAGGCGATTTCTCGCACCTACCAATGTGAAATAATAACAAGAGACATTATCCCTCAAGTCTGAACACACAAATTATTTTCCAATTATTAATACCACTAATTCAATACGCTAAAATGGAATTAACCACTGTTAATATGAAAATGTTATTTGAGTTACTTTCATTAACCCCAGAACGCACACACAAAGccaaatgaaaaatgaattaCTTGAACGATGCATTAGACCTGCTTCAAACCAGCTGGTTATATTATGCATTGTAATTTGTTCAACGCCAGCGTGACTCAACTTTCTACTGTACTTATCTGAATTGTTAAATTGGTATGCTTACCCTCATTTTCAAGTtgtctattttgttttcattgtctTGTTATGACAACATTCAACAAAGGGCAACATAAAAAAATTGCTGATCATAACTACTGCATGCTGTGCAGAGGATCTATTTATTTGTGGGTATGTGaattaaatggaaaataataaaGACCATCAAACGAAAAGCTCTAAACTCTATCAAACTGTTGAGGG harbors:
- the LOC125971752 gene encoding mitochondrial intermediate peptidase isoform X2: MSKSLLSCVKNRRLWTSFRKCVTTWSPVGAAFNAKPHKRLEAFEKNVGLFGLPELSSPAGFQVATKVALKNTQLLIKKVCTSAPGLETVTAFDQLSDSLCKVADLADFVKVAHPDPVYREAAEKTCIEIGTVVEKLNTNVELCNSLKNLLDRPDLVAQLDSDTRRVAELFMFDFEISGIHLDEKLRKEAVALHVKLLDLNNEFLVGSHMPNRIARSAIPEHLHLHFASTGSFVEIGGLHADSPDDLVREIAYRVYLYPNADLMECLEELLKCRYKLAKLVGYDSYAHRALKGTMAATPETVMSFLQLLTDKLSDRTAKDFGMMSDMKKKLNPRHSELMPWDHPFLSGVLRAERYNIEPSLYSPYFSLGACMDGLNILFSRLYGVSLMSEHPNAGEVWSDDVRKLAVVHETEGLLGYIYCDFFQRKDKPHQDCHFTIRGGRWCQETSQYQLPVVVLMLSLPHPTRSAPTLLSPGMMENLFHEMGHAMHSMLGRTRYQHVTGTRCATDFAEVPSILMEYFASDYRVVSQFARHYDTGQPLPESMVTRLCESKKVCGAADTQLQIFYAALDQIYHSKPQNLSTTELLKEMQQKFYGLPYTPNTAWQLRFSHLIGYGAKYYSYLMSRAVASMVWKQCFLQDPLNREMGERYRREMLAHGGAKEPMLMVEVPN
- the LOC125971752 gene encoding mitochondrial intermediate peptidase isoform X1, with the protein product MSKSLLSCVKNRRLWTSFRKCVTTWSPVGAAFNAKPHKRLEAFEKNVGLFGLPELSSPAGFQVATKVALKNTQLLIKKVCTSAPGLETVTAFDQLSDSLCKVADLADFVKVAHPDPVYREAAEKTCIEIGTVVEKLNTNVELCNSLKNLLDRPDLVAQLDSDTRRVAELFMFDFEISGIHLDEKLRKEAVALHVKLLDLNNEFLVGSHMPNRIARSAIPEHLHLHFASTGSFVEIGGLHADSPDDLVREIAYRVYLYPNADLMECLEELLKCRYKLAKLVGYDSYAHRALKGTMAATPETVMSFLQLLTDKLSDRTAKDFGMMSDMKKKLNPRHSELMPWDHPFLSGVLRAERYNIEPSLYSPYFSLGACMDGLNILFSRLYGVSLMSEHPNAGEVWSDDVRKLAVVHETEGLLGYIYCDFFQRKDKPHQDCHFTIRGGRWCQETSQYQLPVVVLMLSLPHPTRSAPTLLSPGMMENLFHEMGHAMHSMLGRTRYQHVTGTRCATDFAEVPSILMEYFASDYRVVSQFARHYDTGQPLPESMVTRLCESKKVCGAADTQLQIFYAALDQIYHSKPQNLSTTELLKEMQQKFYGLPYTPNTAWQLRFSHLIGYGAKYYSYLMSRAVASMVWKQCFLQDPLNREMGERYRREMLAHGGAKEPMLMVEGMLQRRPTIEDFVEALVSELQPNFETFIMDSET